In a genomic window of Sphingomonas koreensis:
- a CDS encoding ribbon-helix-helix domain-containing protein, translating to MIEAPPGGFQGPVKRSITIAGHPTSISLEPVFWAALEAAAAHRGLPINAVVAQIDHLRIGGEDPPNLASAIRSWLFGLRQNCDTDENDSQLR from the coding sequence ATGATCGAAGCCCCGCCCGGCGGGTTTCAGGGGCCGGTCAAGCGGTCGATCACCATCGCCGGGCATCCGACCTCGATCAGTCTAGAGCCCGTCTTCTGGGCTGCGCTCGAAGCTGCGGCGGCGCATCGCGGCCTGCCGATCAATGCGGTCGTCGCCCAGATCGACCATCTGCGCATCGGTGGGGAGGATCCCCCCAATCTGGCAAGCGCGATCCGCAGCTGGCTGTTCGGGCTGCGACAAAATTGCGACACTGATGAAAATGATTCGCAACTTCGTTGA
- the cobT gene encoding cobaltochelatase subunit CobT, protein MAADSPLDQFKSVLTGATRALANEPEVELAFTADAPSQSGRHVKVPMPGRNLPSEQVAEARGFADGFALRMRLHDAALHQKRAPKEAVARAVFDAVETARVEALGSRGYAGIAGNLDHALQMRMRSDPISRARSRDEVPLSTAIQLMVRERLTGRESPAEAALGLALVRDWIEDKGGDDLDALALAIDDQAAFAKLVGNLLEDLDLTEGELIPDEADEGGGEDEGTDEQQQDEGEEGEQDGETGEGEVEARGEQNEAETEDGQESEQEQGEFDDAEGEPGDDGEEGMMPVRPNRPWSDLPPQFDYKAFTTQYDEVIAATELCDEEELERLRAYLDQQLVHLQGVVTKLANRLQRRLMAQQSRSWDFDQDEGLLDAARLARVVVNPMQSLSYKVEKDAKFRDTVVTLLIDNSGSMRGRPISIAAISADILARTLERVGVKTEILGFTTKAWKGGQSREKWLAEGRVPQPGRLNDVRHIVYKQADEPWRRAKKSLGLMMREGLLKENIDGEALLWAHHRLIARPEDRKILMVISDGAPVDDSTLSVNSGSYLERHLRQVIGWIEQRSPVGLVAIGIGHDVTRYYSRAVTIMDADQLAGTMIEQLASLFDIDA, encoded by the coding sequence ATGGCCGCCGACTCTCCACTCGATCAGTTCAAGTCCGTCCTTACCGGGGCGACCCGCGCGCTGGCGAACGAGCCGGAGGTCGAGCTGGCGTTCACCGCGGACGCGCCCAGCCAATCGGGGCGGCACGTCAAGGTGCCGATGCCCGGCCGCAATCTGCCGTCCGAGCAGGTGGCCGAGGCGCGCGGCTTTGCCGACGGCTTCGCGCTGCGCATGCGGCTGCACGATGCCGCGCTGCACCAGAAGCGCGCGCCCAAGGAGGCGGTTGCGCGCGCCGTGTTCGACGCGGTGGAGACCGCGCGGGTCGAGGCGTTGGGATCGCGGGGCTATGCCGGGATCGCCGGGAATCTGGATCATGCGCTGCAGATGCGGATGCGGTCCGACCCGATCAGCCGGGCCCGCTCGCGCGACGAGGTGCCGCTGTCCACCGCGATCCAGCTGATGGTGCGCGAGCGGCTGACCGGTCGCGAGTCGCCGGCCGAGGCTGCGCTTGGCCTTGCACTGGTGCGCGACTGGATCGAGGACAAGGGCGGTGATGACCTCGACGCGCTGGCGCTGGCGATCGACGATCAGGCCGCGTTTGCGAAACTGGTTGGGAACCTGCTCGAGGATCTCGACCTGACCGAAGGCGAGCTGATTCCCGACGAAGCCGATGAGGGCGGCGGCGAGGACGAGGGCACCGACGAGCAGCAGCAGGACGAAGGCGAAGAGGGCGAGCAGGACGGCGAGACCGGCGAGGGCGAGGTCGAGGCGCGCGGCGAGCAGAACGAAGCCGAGACCGAGGACGGCCAGGAAAGCGAGCAGGAGCAGGGCGAGTTCGACGACGCCGAGGGCGAGCCGGGCGACGACGGCGAAGAAGGCATGATGCCCGTCCGCCCCAACCGCCCCTGGTCCGATCTCCCGCCCCAGTTCGATTATAAGGCCTTCACCACGCAATATGACGAGGTGATCGCGGCGACCGAGCTGTGCGACGAGGAGGAGCTGGAACGGCTGCGCGCCTATCTCGACCAGCAGCTCGTCCATTTGCAGGGCGTGGTGACCAAGCTCGCCAACCGGCTGCAGCGGCGGTTGATGGCGCAGCAGTCGCGGTCGTGGGACTTCGATCAGGACGAAGGGCTGCTCGACGCGGCGCGGCTGGCGCGCGTCGTGGTCAACCCGATGCAGTCGCTGTCCTACAAGGTCGAGAAGGACGCCAAGTTCCGCGATACGGTCGTCACGCTGTTGATCGACAATTCGGGGTCGATGCGCGGACGGCCGATCAGCATCGCCGCGATCAGCGCCGACATCCTGGCCCGCACGCTTGAGCGGGTGGGGGTCAAGACCGAGATTCTCGGCTTCACCACCAAGGCGTGGAAGGGCGGGCAAAGCCGCGAGAAGTGGCTGGCCGAGGGGCGGGTGCCGCAGCCGGGCCGCCTCAACGATGTGCGCCACATCGTCTACAAGCAGGCCGACGAGCCGTGGCGGCGGGCGAAGAAGTCGCTCGGCCTGATGATGCGCGAGGGGCTGCTCAAGGAGAATATCGACGGCGAGGCGCTGCTGTGGGCGCATCATCGGCTGATCGCGCGGCCCGAGGATCGCAAGATCCTGATGGTGATCAGCGACGGCGCGCCGGTCGATGACTCGACCCTGTCGGTGAACAGCGGCTCCTATCTGGAGCGGCATCTGCGGCAGGTGATCGGCTGGATCGAGCAGCGCTCGCCGGTCGGGCTGGTCGCGATCGGCATCGGGCACGACGTCACGCGCTACTACAGCCGCGCGGTGACGATCATGGATGCCGATCAGCTCGCCGGGACGATGATCGAGCAACTCGCGTCGCTCTTCGACATCGACGCATGA
- the cobS gene encoding cobaltochelatase subunit CobS codes for MTDIPNTQPDSRETTILEAPDKKVSVRDLFGIDIDMEVPAFSEADERVPDLDPAYVFDPDTTLAILAGFAHNRRVMVQGYHGTGKSSHIEQVAARLNWPCIRINLDAHISRIDLIGRDAIVLKDGQQVTEFREGLLPWAIQTPTALVFDEYDAGRPDVMFVIQRVLETEGKLTLLDQNRVIRPNPYFRLFATANTVGLGDTSGLYHGTQQINQGQMDRWNIVVTLNYLPAATEAQIVLAKSGDYDKPGGKELVENMVRVADLTRRGFINGDISTVMSPRTVITWAQNTEIFKDPGFAFRLSFLNKCDEAERALVAEYYQRVFGKDLPESVVGKAP; via the coding sequence ATGACCGATATCCCCAACACCCAGCCCGACAGCCGGGAAACCACGATCCTCGAAGCGCCCGACAAGAAGGTCAGCGTGCGCGACCTGTTCGGGATCGATATCGACATGGAGGTGCCGGCGTTCAGCGAGGCGGACGAGCGCGTCCCCGATCTCGACCCCGCCTATGTGTTCGATCCCGATACGACCCTGGCGATCCTGGCCGGTTTTGCGCACAACCGCCGCGTGATGGTGCAGGGCTATCACGGCACCGGAAAGTCGTCGCATATCGAGCAAGTGGCGGCGCGGCTCAACTGGCCGTGCATCCGCATCAACCTGGACGCACATATCAGCCGTATCGACCTGATCGGCCGCGACGCGATCGTGCTCAAGGACGGGCAGCAGGTCACCGAATTCCGCGAGGGGCTGTTGCCCTGGGCGATCCAGACGCCGACGGCTTTGGTGTTCGACGAATATGACGCCGGCCGCCCCGACGTGATGTTCGTGATCCAGCGCGTGCTCGAGACCGAGGGCAAGCTGACCTTGCTCGACCAGAACCGCGTGATCCGTCCCAACCCCTATTTCCGGCTGTTCGCGACCGCCAACACGGTGGGCCTCGGCGATACGAGCGGGCTGTATCACGGCACGCAGCAGATCAACCAGGGCCAGATGGACCGCTGGAACATCGTCGTCACGCTCAACTATCTGCCTGCCGCGACCGAGGCGCAGATCGTGCTCGCCAAGAGCGGCGACTATGACAAGCCGGGCGGCAAGGAACTGGTCGAGAACATGGTCCGCGTCGCCGACCTGACGCGCCGCGGCTTCATCAACGGCGACATCTCGACGGTGATGAGCCCGCGTACCGTGATCACCTGGGCGCAGAATACCGAGATCTTCAAGGATCCGGGCTTCGCGTTCCGTCTGTCGTTCCTCAACAAGTGCGACGAGGCGGAGCGGGCGCTGGTGGCGGAATACTACCAGCGCGTGTTCGGCAAGGACCTGCCCGAAAGCGTGGTGGGGAAGGCGCCCTGA
- a CDS encoding DUF6958 family protein → MAKPERIEIENVLQPGKTYRVEAGKFAAMRDAMLAVLPAEAPGLTPGEIKAAVLPRLPEDLFPGGDKAGWWIKAVQLDQEAKGVLARSTAPVRLYRA, encoded by the coding sequence ATGGCCAAGCCCGAACGGATCGAGATCGAGAATGTCCTCCAGCCCGGCAAGACCTATCGCGTCGAAGCGGGCAAGTTCGCGGCGATGCGCGATGCGATGCTTGCGGTGCTTCCCGCCGAAGCGCCGGGGCTGACACCGGGCGAGATCAAGGCGGCAGTGCTGCCGCGCCTTCCCGAGGACCTGTTTCCCGGCGGCGACAAGGCGGGATGGTGGATCAAGGCAGTGCAGCTCGACCAGGAAGCCAAGGGCGTTCTCGCGCGATCGACCGCGCCGGTAAGGCTGTATCGGGCCTGA
- a CDS encoding winged helix-turn-helix transcriptional regulator: MKLEKVTKEEKVAEKRWYDDACGSALALEFLGERWSMLIVRELMLGPRRFGELKADLTGISANVLTQRLDSLEQAGVLTRRKLPPPANVQVYELTPWGYESEPIFQAMGRWATRSPRHDPTLPLSPVSAMLSLRTMIDPDRPDIRMTIGFRFPGASFVGRLDRHDLAIEPGEAGDADVVFETDTTRFVTLVYGKWPFEESEAEGRLKLTGDRAKAQQFVDLFALPEKLTQGDA, from the coding sequence ATGAAGTTAGAAAAAGTGACTAAAGAGGAAAAAGTGGCGGAAAAGCGCTGGTACGACGACGCATGCGGCAGCGCGCTCGCGCTGGAATTCCTGGGCGAGCGCTGGTCGATGCTGATCGTGCGCGAGCTGATGCTTGGCCCGCGGCGCTTCGGCGAGCTGAAGGCCGACCTGACCGGGATCAGTGCCAATGTGCTGACCCAGCGGCTCGACAGTCTCGAACAGGCGGGCGTCCTCACACGGCGCAAATTGCCGCCGCCCGCCAATGTTCAGGTCTATGAGCTGACGCCCTGGGGCTATGAGAGCGAGCCGATCTTCCAGGCGATGGGCCGCTGGGCGACGCGCTCGCCGCGGCACGATCCGACGCTGCCGCTCTCGCCGGTTTCCGCGATGCTGTCGTTGCGCACGATGATCGACCCCGACCGGCCGGACATTCGCATGACGATCGGCTTCCGCTTTCCGGGCGCGTCGTTCGTCGGGCGACTCGATCGGCATGATCTGGCGATCGAGCCGGGCGAGGCGGGCGATGCGGACGTGGTGTTCGAGACCGATACCACGCGGTTCGTCACCCTCGTCTACGGCAAATGGCCGTTCGAGGAGTCCGAGGCCGAGGGCCGGCTGAAACTGACCGGTGATCGCGCCAAGGCGCAGCAGTTCGTGGACCTGTTCGCGCTGCCCGAGAAACTTACCCAAGGAGATGCATGA
- a CDS encoding VOC family protein, which produces MTQLTTCIWYDHTAEEAANFYASVLPGGRVIAVNRTPSDTPSQKAGDVITVDFEVAGQKFIGLNGGPIFPQTEAVSFMLFTEDQEETDRLWNAIVGNGGRESACGWCKDKWGVNWQITPKRLMDLIWNNADPASAKRAMDAMLTMHKIDIATVEAAAAGTPVDA; this is translated from the coding sequence ATGACTCAGCTCACTACGTGCATCTGGTATGATCATACGGCGGAGGAAGCCGCGAATTTCTACGCGTCGGTCCTGCCCGGCGGCCGCGTCATCGCGGTGAACCGGACCCCGTCCGACACGCCCTCGCAAAAGGCCGGCGACGTCATCACGGTCGACTTCGAGGTCGCCGGGCAGAAGTTCATCGGCCTCAACGGCGGCCCGATCTTCCCCCAGACCGAAGCGGTCAGCTTCATGCTCTTCACCGAGGATCAGGAAGAGACCGACCGGCTGTGGAACGCGATCGTCGGCAATGGCGGCAGGGAAAGCGCCTGCGGCTGGTGCAAGGACAAATGGGGCGTCAACTGGCAGATCACGCCGAAGCGGCTGATGGACCTCATCTGGAACAATGCCGACCCCGCTTCAGCCAAGCGTGCGATGGATGCGATGCTGACGATGCACAAGATCGACATCGCCACGGTCGAAGCTGCCGCCGCCGGCACGCCGGTCGACGCCTGA
- a CDS encoding DUF4287 domain-containing protein, whose translation MSFQAYLNTIEQKTGKSAADLRAMGAARGWTAGATLADGIKPMAIVASLKDELGLGHGHAMAVVALLKGLKKEGDA comes from the coding sequence ATGTCGTTCCAGGCCTATCTGAACACGATCGAGCAGAAGACCGGCAAATCGGCCGCCGACTTGCGCGCCATGGGCGCCGCCCGCGGCTGGACCGCCGGCGCGACGCTCGCCGACGGGATCAAGCCGATGGCGATCGTCGCCTCGCTCAAGGACGAGCTGGGGCTCGGCCATGGCCATGCGATGGCCGTGGTCGCCCTGCTCAAGGGGCTCAAGAAGGAAGGCGATGCCTGA
- a CDS encoding glutathione S-transferase family protein translates to MSATPQPAQLEITGFNWVPDFAKGFVRDLRPRWACEEIGLPYSMRLLNAAAPRPEAYYKEQPWGQVPALVDQDSGLTIFESGAILLHIGEKDERLLPRDPQGRATAISWLFAAYNSVEPMAFELGNIEIFAAGEQWAELRRPSLIEFTCKRLDRLAIAIDGREWLAGQFSIADIAMATVLRDIEGSGLLEERPVLMAYLERAISRPAFKAALAAQLADFRPSPAAAA, encoded by the coding sequence ATGTCAGCCACCCCGCAACCCGCCCAGCTTGAGATCACCGGCTTCAACTGGGTCCCCGACTTCGCCAAGGGCTTCGTCCGCGACCTCCGCCCGCGCTGGGCCTGCGAGGAGATCGGCCTGCCCTATTCGATGCGGCTGCTCAACGCGGCCGCGCCGCGCCCCGAGGCCTATTACAAGGAGCAGCCCTGGGGGCAGGTGCCAGCGCTGGTCGACCAGGACAGCGGTCTCACCATCTTCGAAAGCGGCGCGATCCTGCTCCACATCGGCGAGAAGGACGAGCGTCTGCTGCCCCGCGATCCACAGGGCCGCGCCACCGCGATCAGCTGGCTGTTCGCCGCATATAACAGCGTCGAGCCGATGGCGTTCGAGCTGGGCAACATCGAGATATTCGCCGCGGGCGAGCAGTGGGCGGAACTTCGCCGCCCCAGCCTCATTGAGTTCACCTGCAAGCGCCTCGACCGTCTGGCGATCGCAATCGACGGACGCGAATGGCTCGCGGGCCAGTTCAGCATTGCCGACATCGCGATGGCGACCGTGCTGCGCGATATCGAGGGCAGCGGTCTGCTGGAGGAGCGCCCGGTACTGATGGCGTATCTGGAACGTGCCATCAGTCGTCCGGCGTTCAAGGCCGCGCTCGCGGCGCAGCTTGCTGATTTCAGGCCGTCCCCCGCTGCCGCGGCCTGA
- a CDS encoding DUF1428 domain-containing protein → MTFVEGFLTPVPNANKEKYTKHAQEAVELFTNLGATRFVEAWGDDVPDGKTNDLKKAVDLKDDETVLFSWLEYPDKATRDAANQKMMSDPSVGEQMKDMPFDGSRMIFAGFDAFVDVGEGTGTGYVDGYVLPVPEANRDAYKDMATKAAAVFQDYGALRIVEAWGEDIPDGQKTDYNRATLRKDGERVVYSWVEWPSKEARDTAWPKLMEDERMKPDFENMPFDGQRMMWGGFAPILDTKA, encoded by the coding sequence ATGACCTTTGTAGAAGGATTCCTCACCCCCGTCCCCAACGCCAACAAGGAAAAGTACACGAAGCACGCGCAGGAAGCGGTGGAACTGTTCACCAATCTCGGCGCCACCCGCTTCGTCGAAGCCTGGGGCGACGACGTGCCCGACGGCAAGACCAACGATCTCAAAAAGGCCGTCGATTTGAAGGATGACGAGACCGTGCTGTTCAGCTGGCTCGAATATCCCGACAAGGCGACGCGCGATGCCGCCAACCAGAAGATGATGAGCGATCCCAGCGTCGGCGAGCAGATGAAGGACATGCCCTTCGACGGCAGCCGGATGATCTTCGCCGGGTTCGACGCCTTTGTCGATGTCGGCGAAGGCACGGGCACCGGCTATGTCGATGGCTATGTCCTTCCGGTGCCGGAGGCGAACCGCGACGCCTACAAGGATATGGCCACCAAGGCCGCCGCAGTATTCCAGGACTATGGCGCGCTACGCATCGTCGAGGCCTGGGGCGAAGACATCCCTGATGGCCAGAAGACCGACTACAACCGTGCCACGCTGCGCAAGGACGGCGAGCGCGTCGTCTATAGCTGGGTCGAATGGCCCAGCAAGGAAGCACGCGACACCGCCTGGCCCAAGCTGATGGAAGACGAGCGGATGAAGCCCGACTTCGAGAATATGCCGTTCGACGGCCAACGGATGATGTGGGGCGGCTTCGCGCCGATCCTCGACACCAAGGCCTGA
- a CDS encoding VOC family protein: MTNPNGSWIWYELLTTDADAAIDFYSQIIGWTPSKFPGGTIDYNIMSVGEDGVGGIMKNPAPTPSAWLGYVGVDDVDATVATIQSLGGKVHVPPMDLPGVGRMSMVQDPQGAYFYVMRGASPEASRAFGRAELGKASWNELQTTDDAAALDFYGTLFGWETDGAMPMPWGDYTFLKGGSSETMWGGVMPREKAEHPVAWSFYFRVPDIEAAYAKVKELGGTPVMEPMEVPGGERVFFAMDPQGAGFGLVAPK; encoded by the coding sequence ATGACCAACCCCAATGGAAGCTGGATCTGGTACGAGTTGCTGACCACCGACGCGGACGCGGCAATCGACTTCTACAGCCAGATCATCGGCTGGACCCCCAGCAAATTCCCCGGCGGCACGATCGACTACAACATCATGTCGGTGGGCGAGGACGGGGTCGGCGGGATCATGAAGAACCCCGCCCCTACCCCGTCCGCCTGGCTTGGCTATGTCGGCGTCGATGACGTCGATGCGACGGTCGCGACGATCCAGTCGCTGGGCGGCAAGGTGCATGTGCCGCCGATGGACCTTCCCGGAGTCGGCCGCATGTCGATGGTTCAGGACCCGCAGGGCGCGTATTTCTATGTGATGCGCGGCGCTTCGCCCGAGGCGAGCAGGGCGTTTGGCCGGGCCGAGCTCGGCAAGGCGAGCTGGAACGAGCTCCAGACCACCGACGATGCTGCAGCGCTCGATTTCTACGGCACGCTGTTCGGCTGGGAAACCGATGGCGCGATGCCGATGCCCTGGGGCGACTACACTTTCCTCAAGGGCGGTAGCAGCGAAACGATGTGGGGCGGCGTGATGCCGCGCGAAAAGGCGGAGCATCCCGTCGCGTGGAGCTTCTACTTCCGCGTCCCCGATATCGAGGCAGCCTATGCCAAGGTGAAGGAACTCGGCGGCACGCCGGTGATGGAGCCGATGGAGGTCCCCGGCGGCGAACGCGTCTTCTTCGCCATGGACCCCCAGGGCGCCGGTTTCGGCCTGGTTGCACCGAAGTGA
- a CDS encoding glycine-rich domain-containing protein: MREADTVPASTAGHPVWQRISSYQFGPPDAALPFAARLARENGWSAARTERVIEEYRRFAFLAATGEAQVTPPDAVDQVWHLHLTYTRDYWERFCPDILGKPLHHGPTAGGPDERNRFFAQYADTLARYEAAFGAPPPSDIWPSAAQRLLDDPRARRVHPRDAILLSRPQAALLLLAFIGLFAFALFLWVQHG; the protein is encoded by the coding sequence ATGCGTGAAGCGGACACAGTCCCCGCCTCAACCGCCGGACACCCGGTCTGGCAACGGATTTCCAGTTACCAATTCGGTCCCCCGGACGCCGCGCTGCCCTTCGCCGCGCGGCTCGCGCGTGAGAATGGCTGGAGCGCCGCCAGGACGGAACGCGTGATCGAGGAATATCGCCGCTTCGCCTTCCTCGCCGCAACCGGCGAAGCCCAGGTCACCCCGCCCGACGCGGTCGATCAGGTCTGGCATCTCCACCTCACCTATACCCGCGACTATTGGGAGCGCTTCTGCCCCGATATACTGGGCAAGCCGCTCCATCACGGACCCACGGCTGGCGGTCCGGACGAGCGCAACCGCTTCTTCGCGCAATATGCCGATACGCTTGCCCGCTACGAGGCCGCGTTCGGCGCTCCGCCCCCTTCCGACATCTGGCCATCCGCCGCACAGCGGCTGCTGGACGATCCCCGCGCGCGGCGGGTGCATCCGCGCGACGCGATCCTCCTTTCGCGCCCGCAGGCCGCGCTGCTCCTGCTGGCGTTCATCGGGCTTTTCGCGTTCGCGCTCTTTCTGTGGGTTCAGCATGGCTGA